The Tenrec ecaudatus isolate mTenEca1 chromosome 11, mTenEca1.hap1, whole genome shotgun sequence region acagcttcaaaaaccacaggggcagttctacttagtCACATATGGAAGTCGGCTCAATAGCAGTGTGTTTTGGTTTCATTATATCTAAAATATATTGCCATGTATCACAATCATGAAACTATTCCCctgtgtgatttttttccctcctggaaGTTTTATGGTTTTAGCTTCTACATGGTGTACGGTTATtacaagacatagcatctggggtcttaaaggcttgaaggtaaacaagcggccatctagcagggaagcaacaaagtccacatggaagtagcacaccagccagtgtgttcACGGTGTCATCAGGATCAGGTATTAGCATCAGAAGACCTAAGACAAATAATCATATCTATGGgaatgaggggggctggagtggagacccatagcccatctatagacaattggacatccccttacagaagggtcaaaagcAAGGAACAAGTCAGTtaaggtgcagtacagcaccaaggaaacacacaacattcctctagttctttaatgctccccccgctccccactatcacaaccccagttctaccttacaaatttgactaggctggagcatgtacactggtacagaaaacagCTGtcaacacatagaatccaggacagaataacccctcaggaacagtaatgggatagtgataccatgatggtaggggaaggtgagggaagaaaggggagcatgggggaactgatcacaatgattgatgtataactcccgcccccctccagggggatgaacaacagaaacctgggtgaagggagacagtggacagtataagatatgaaaagaataataatttataaattattaagggttcccgagggtgggagggtgggggagggaggaaaaagaagaggagctgatatcaaaggtctcaagtagaaagaaaatgttttgaagatgacaatggcaacatatgtacaaatgtgcttgatacaattgatgtatggattgttataagagctgtaagagccctcaataaaatggttaaaaacaaacagtgctcgcttcggcagcacttatactaaaattggaacgacacagagaagattagcatggcccctgtgcaAGGATGACTCACAAATTCGTTAAGCGGTCCATAATTAAAACAAACCAACTCGGAGCAGAGATGAGCTGGCCaggggagagtgtaggatgcgaAGAAAAGGCCCAGGCAGACCTGGGGGAAGCACAGCGCCGAATAGTTAGGCAGAGAGTAGAATTCAGCAGACACAGGAGAAGAACTGATGGAGTGGTTAGCTGGACAATCAGGACAAGCCTCAAGGAGAGAGTGGCCAACAACAGCAAGGGGGCAGGGATGCCAATTCAAGTCATCTTAAAAAGGTAAAAGCCTGTAATTATCCTGCTTCAAAATCATAAGCCACCTATGTCATTTTCTGGAAGGAAACCTGTGTGGCGGATGACATCTGAACTTGGGTGGGCTGTGTGTAATGCCCAGAGTGTGGTTAATATAGGCTGGTGAAAGACACAGCCCCGATACGTCTGCAATGAGGGAGGAGGTCATGCTGAACAGTGAGCTACTGCAGCAGCCTGGATGAATCTCATGGACCATATGTTAGGCAAAAGAAGCCAGACAGCAAAGAAAGTGCATACTCTGGCTTTGTTTAAGGAGTTCTAGaatgttgttgctgtcaggtgctgttgTGTCAGTCACGACGCATAGGGATGGtgtgttcaacagaatgaaacaccgcctggtcctgcaccatccctacAATTGCCTTTAtgtctgaggccattgttgcagccactgtgccaaccatctgcttgagggccttcctgttcttcactgcccctcaactttaccgaacggatgtccttctccacagacaTTTCCAAAACACACAcgattttgccatccttgcctctaatgagcattctggctgtagctcttccaagatttatgtgttgttttgacagcccatggtaatttcaatatgtttccccagcaccataattcaaatgcctccattcttctttggtcctccttatccagtgcccaactttcacaggcaaagTTAATCCCTAGTGACAGGATTCAGAATAAGGTGGGatacaggatccctggtggcagagtgggttacctgttgggttgctaatcaccagccactctgcagtagAAGATGGGgccggctgctcccataaagatgtatggtctcagaaatgctagatagggttgcgatgagtcagaatcaacttgatggtagtggatttgggttgggggATGGGCAGTATAAGGGGTGACCCAGTGGCTAAGCACtcaagtttgaacctaccagccactgcgAGGGAGAGATACGTGGCAGTTTccatagatttacagcctcaaaaagcccacgaggcagttctactttgtcccgttagggtcactatgagttagactcGACTCAATGCCGACAGATATGGAGTGATATTGGCTGGAAAGGGGCAGAGGGACCCTCTTGAGTGATGGGAACGGACTAGACCTTAAACTAGGTGATCCTTTCACAGCTACATGACTATGTCAACCTTGATTCAACTGTTCTCTCAAGATGTGTGTACTGTATAGCCtgtgaattatattttaaaaactatccAAAGCAAAAATGTCAAAATATTAACCAAAAACCTCAccaccattgagccaattctgactcatagtgaccctgtaggtcaggatagaaatggctcctgtgggtttccagggcagtaactctttttttgttgttttaaattaatcattttattgggagctctcacagatattataacaatcaataattcaattacagcaagcataattgtacagtcgctgccaccatcatttaaaaaacgttttcttttttcttgaactctttgatatccgcTCTCCTTTATCCTGacaataactctttatgagagtagaaagcctcatttttctcctgttgaGCAACcgatgttttcaaactgctgaccttgaagttagcagggcAACACATAACCCCATGAATTTGGGATGGTGGTCCTCAGGGGGTCATTACCTAATTTTCTGTAGAACTAAAccagttgctatcaagttgatttcaactcctgaTGGGTGAGCCCCTAGGTGCAGGGGCTCCACACAGGTTTCAAGGTGGTGGCTTTTCGGAAGCAGATCAGCCTGTCTTCATTAGTTAGTAGTGGAGAGTTTAAACAATTGTACCAACAAAAGGAGCCAAATTCTCTATATTCTCCCATATACTTAAGAGTCCTGGTGACCTTGTCAGATAAGCATGGCACTGCTCACTACAAGTCGGGCAGTTCGAACTCATCAGCCCCTCTGCTCACCACAAGTCGGGCAGTTCGAGGAGATTGCCAAAGTCCTGGAAACCCGACAAAGGGgaccactatgaattggaatcaacctgatggcagtgagtttgttagttgttgttgttgctgctgctgtatattaaaaaaaaatacaagaggGCTTCCATAAACTGGTGGAAAATGGGATAAAGAGATATTGGAATTTCCCCACTCACCTTTTGAAAAGCCCTGGtagaaaggatgtgtgtgtgcctgCGGGAGGAAAGAGAGCAAATAGCAGACCTGCATTTCCAGAGAGCAGACCCTACTGAAGGTGATGGAGTCACGGAACTGGAGCCACTTGCCCAGCCATCTCCCTTCCCCAGTCCACACATTCGGGCTCCTTTACAGTGAGGAGCAAACGACCAATCCAAACGTCCTCTTTTCCTGGGTGGGGACAAGGAGGTTCCCCCTTGTTCACGGGGTAGACTGGCTGTTCCTTTGCAGGTCAGCTGGAGAGACTGAGACAgagagccccctccccccccaagcaTCGTGGGGGCTCTGCGGGCTCCAGCCTTCCACAGGGCGGCCGGCGGGCCATTTGGAGAGAATGAAGGTAGCGAGATAGGAAGCGAATTTATTGGGGGGTGCGGGGTAGGAACAGAGGACGACAAAAGGGAGAACATCAAAGATGCAGACGCCTCAGTACATAGTACTTCTTTCCACCGCCTCCTCCGCTCCGCCCAGCTCCCGGTCGGCGGAGGCAAGGAGGGCGTGGTGCAGTGGAAAGTGACTGAAACCGGCCTTTCCCTGCTGCGTAACACACTTACGCGCTCccagtgcctcagtttcctccgcgTCAGAGGCGGtttggggaggtggtggtggtggggtggtggatcAAGGCGATTGAACACTTCAAATGTGGCTAGGACCACCCAAGGAGCTGACTTTGTAACTTTTACAATTTTCATTCAAGTTTAGTTGCTTTACATTGAAATAATatgtggctggggctggggccactAGGCTGGGGCGTTTCCCTGGCTCCCAGGAGGGCAGTCTTCGCCGTGACCACGACTGCCCCCCAGTTCCAGACAGTGTGGACGCCGCCAGGCTGGAGTTCAAGGCGCCGCGTCTACACTGCAACGTGGTCCACTAACAAGCCGCTCCCGAGTGAGGCGGGGACTGCGGGCGCGCAGGGCGATGCTGGGGCCCTGGGGGTGGCACGCGAGCGCTGCAGACTTCCTGGGACACTTCCAGCCCTTAGCCCAGCGCCCCACCTTCTACCCCGAAgtctggggtggggtgtggatggggtggggggagccacgCGGAGGAGAATCCCCGCCGCCGACCGTGCTAGCGCCTGGGCTTTCGCGCGCTGACTCCCGGAAGCGCTGCATTCCCAGTTCGTGTCACTGACGGGGAACCGAACCGTCAACTCTTAGGTACTCGGGCGGCGCCAAGCCGCAACCCAGACACTTCCGAGGGTCGAGTCACCAGGGCGCGTGGGAGGACGGGAGGGTAAATATTTGGGGCTGTCACCCGGGCCCCGCTGCCTCCTCGTCACTGCGGTGGCCGCCGGGTGGCGCGtggcggggcggggcctggggcgggggcgtccccgctcggccccgcccccgcccgctcggccccgccccgccccgcccgtcCGCCCCTATAAGACGGCGGGCGGGAGGGTGGCGGGCGTTGCGGGAGCCGGACCAGGACCCAGCTGGAACACACCGCGCAAGCCGCGGATCGTTACCCCAAGCCCGGAGCAgcgcctcgccctcgccctcgccctcgcgcGCACCCATCCCTGCCGGCACCCCGCGGGACCAGGTCGGCCCAGGCACCGCTCCGCAGGACCTCGGCCGCGGGCCACGCCTCCCCATGAAGCCGCCAGCCTCGCAGGGCCGCCCCGTGGCGGCCGCGGCCGCAGGTGAGTGCGGGGGACCCGGCTCTTCTGCATCCCCGTGCGCGGGAGGTCGTGGTGGTTGGAGGGAGAGACTAGGGCGCCGAGCGGTCCTTTATGCCCCCACACCCGCGTTCTCACCATCGGAACCCTGAATCCCCGTGGCTCCGCACTGGGGGGTTCAGCCGCCCTCTGGTCCCTCCGAGGCTCGGGCAGGGGGGTCCCCGCCGTCATCCCACATCCCCCCACccggtcccaggcctggagccctcACCCGGTGACTCAGTCTGGCCGCCCCCGGGGCTCACACTCGCCCCTAGGACAAGTCGTGCTGGAGGAGGACGCGTGGACGGCGCGACCTTTGGTCTGCACCTTCTTGGGGCTCGGGGCGTGGCTGAGACCAACTACTACCCGGCGGCCACAGCGAGGCggctttgtttctttccttttctcataaaaaaaaaatcattttattgggggctcttacatatagcAGTGATATTTGAACAATTCCTAACTAGCCAAACATCAATTATATCATGCGACTGGTACACGTGTTGCCGTTGTCATTTCCCAAACTTCGCCTTCCTACTGGAGCCCAGACCACCAGCTCCCCTGGTCTTGGCGGGCACTGGGCGATGGCTCCCCAGGGAATGGCGGCGCCCGCGGCCCCGTAGCTCACCCGAGGCTGCCCTCCCTGTCCCCAGCCCCGGCCCTGGACTCGGCGGCCGCCGCGGACCTGACGGACGCGCTGTGCGAGTTTGACGCGGTGCTGGCCGATTTCTCGTCGCCAGTCCACGAGCGCCACTTCCACTACGAGGAGCACCTGGAGCGCATGAAGCGGCGCAGCAGCGCCAGCGTCAGCGACAGCAGCAGCGGCTTCAGTGACTCGGAGAGTAAGTGCGCCCAGTCCCTGCCCCCACGGTGGCTCTCTGGGGGCCGCGCGGCCCAGCGCAGTGAGTTCGGGGAATACCCCGGGGGAGAAAGACGGAGGCAGTCTGCTGGCGTGGACACTTACAGGCTCGCAATCCTCAGGGCCCCATCAGTGCCCTGCGGGACCGCGGTTGCGCTGGTTGCCATAGATAGGGTCGGTAAGGCCCGCCCTAGCAGCACCCAGGCTTTTGGAGGGAAGCTAGTGGAGGATGAGCCGAACTCCTGGCCGCCTGCAGGTGTCAGGCTTACGGGTCTCAGCAGCTTCTGTGACGcacagcctggggaccccagccaggCTGTCCAGGGACACTCCCCTTGCTTCTCCTCTCCGCTCAGCTTTTCAGCAAGAATTTAAAGGAGGATGTGGAGTGTCACAGGaatggggcgggggttgggggggggtgagggaggaaggcaaGAAAGGGCATACCACCCAGATATTTGTGAAACCTGTTTCATAAACGAGTGTTCTTGGGATGTTTCAAATAACTTCCTGCCCATTCTTCTGACCCTTAGCTCTGCAGTGTTGCTctgctgaggggggggggggcgcttttGAAAGGCTGCCTGGTGCTGCTGAGTTCTAGTATAGAGAGGGAATCCTCCTCTTAGgcaagtccccccacccccacccccaggaactgctgactttgacccCTGCCCATCAGGGGAAGACAGGCCTCCCAGTGGCCTTTCTTAACCATCAAGACTACCCCAGGGTCTCAGTCGTCAACAATCTTGTATGAAAAGAGGTATAATTCTTCAGGATCTCAAATTTCCCATAAGAATGATGGCTATACATCTGTTGAATAGCAAACAGTAAATTTTGTGACTTTTCAACATTAAATCCTGGATCCCTAAATGTGTTCCAAGCTTGAGTGTCCGTCTCTGTGCTGCTCTGGACTCTTTGAAGCACAAGGATACATGTGTTGGGATGTGAACGGTGAGGTTGGAAGCTCAAATCCATCTCGAACACCTTGAAAGACAGGCCTGGAGATTACGTcacaaaaatcagccactgaaaactttggGGGCCCAGGACtacactcccccccccacccggggTCTCCAGGAGTTAGAGTCCGCTGGATGGCATGTGGGGAGCTGGTTCCTTGTGGCCTCGCTTCTTGAGAGCTTGAGCTCTCTCTTCTTCCTAGTCTTGAACGTGAACGGACCTCCTCAAAAGGGTGGCAGGACACCTTGCCACCCTGCTTAGAGTTGGACTCAGAAATCGAGTTCCCTTGGCAGCTCTCCCGGAGGCGCAGCCTGAATCGCGGTGAAAGGCAGTGGGATCACTGTGCTGCTGTTCAGTTTTCTGTTTTGAATTTGGTGTGTGTGCACGGTGGGGGGGTTGGTTGGTTGTTCATTACCAGGCCACTGTTTAAGCCCTTCACACCAATTCTCTTTTGCAGTTTGCCTTCTAAGGGAAGTGTCTTGCAGTTTTTGAAATTTGTCTCAAGATTTCGTTGCCAAACTTACATCCATCCTGTCTCCTTCCACTGGGGCCTGGAGCAAGTTCCTCATAAAATACAGTCTCTCCCACACAGGCCAGACAGCGGGGGCAGGCTGCCCAGTGCCGCTGTGCAGCGAAGAGCAGCTCCTTTAGAAGCCCGGGCGCTCAGTTAGAATGCAGTGTGAGCATGCCCATTCCCAGGGACGGAAGCAGCTTGGTTTGGATGGGATCTCGGGTCTCAAGATGTTTTTTCTCAAGGTtcttttttatctatctatctatctatctatctatctatctatctatctatctatctatctatctatctatctatctatttatttatttctcaagGTTCTTAAAGAGAAGGCACATCCTTCACAGTCTGAGGAGCGTGTGTAACAGTCTAGGGGAGACATTTGCAATCATTTTTTGTAGTTTGTCTCAGAGTGTGTGCACATGTTGCTCTCTGTTTGGCTTGATTGTTAGCCATTTGAGATGGTTAAGGAGAAGACTGGTCTAGGTGTAAAgaaggcttagaaaacataacgaAACCCGTTGGCATTAAGCCAATTCTAACTCCTATAGAAGGgtctctgagactaaatctttatagccTTATCATTCTTCCAGAGagcggcagtgggtttgaatcaccgatCTTGTGGTTAAGTAGCtccatgcctaacccacagtgctaccagggctccttaaaggaggCTCagctgacattaaaaaaaaaaagtctgttggCATTGAGCCAACTTTGCCTCAGCATGTCTCCAAGATGCTGGAGTAGAACTGTGGGTCCAGGGTTTCcataagtagatctccaggctttTCTGGCTAGActcgaacctccagcctttccgtTAACAGCAGAGCACGTACGCTCTTTTGGGGTCTCTTTGATTAAACATGTTGGCCTTCCCCTACAAGACTAGTtagaaataatcttggcaggagcTGTGTGTATCTAAATAGCAATTTCTTAAGTCAGCATAATGTGTATCTTAATTATTGCCAAGAATTAAGCACAgacatttgttttattcatttgtcTGCTTTATGCTATTTTGTGGAACATAATGCTGGAGAGGGGTCTCTCTGGCTCCCCGCACAGGGAGACTTACCAGGgtaaaagggagatcagatgctcAGTTTTCCTAAGCCCTTACTTAGGATGATGCCTGTTATTATTAGTGGCTCGTGATATGACCAGTCTCTTTTTCAGGTCTTGACTCAGTTACCTCTTGGGATCTCTACCACCACCCCAGTGGAGGGAGGCACTGTCATCTCTGTGTCGCTGATGAGACAGTGCAGCCCCATAGACCCTCTCCCCATGTCTGAGGATGCTGGCTGAACAGGACCGTCGCTCTCAGGACCGGAACCCATTGGTCCCATGGGTCTTTAATCAGTGATTGCTGTGTGTGGATGGTGTCTCCTCAGGGTGAGGTGGTCATCTGGCAGGTTCAGGGAAGACagacttcttgggggaggggaccTGATTCTATTTAGCCTGGGGTCAGCATGACAGGCTTCTATGACTGGCTAGTCAGGCTCAGGAGCCATGAGACCGGAAGGCAGTCTTGTTCCAGCCATGGGAGATTGAGGCCAGCTAGGAGTTCCAGGGACACTCTGGGattccaagagggtgacaagtctCACTCTGATCGGTGCCTCCAAGGTATCCGGAGGGGAGGGATGGAGCAGTCCTAAAGGTGTTCTTCCAGTTGATTACTGTAGTTGGCTTGCCTCGGACGTGTAGGGCTGTTCTATATTTATGGGAGCTTGAGACTAAGTTTACTGCCTGTGGTTTTTCTTCCCACTGGAGCAGCCCAGTCAGTGCAAACCTGGCATTACCTTTCTTACCCCACCAAACTAAAAATGTGGACCTACCTTTTAAAGAGTTCCTGCAGCCCAGTCTCTTGAGCCTGCGGGCACCCCACCAGCTTGATGGCTCGACAGGGAGCCCTCGGACGCCGACAATGCCTACGTGCCCTTTATCATGGTGTCCACTTGCCTTACAGCTCAGTCACTTTGCAGTGATGAACCAATGCCTGCTCACAACCTTGACTGCAGCCTACCTTTGCTTGTAGCTTTCAACTCGCTTAGGTTGTGAGCCTGTCTCACCCCCAACAAATCCAGTCGACTTTGACTCGTAGCACCAaccaccccaaaccaagcccagtgCCCTGGAGCCAgataatcttcatgggaacagagagcTGGGCTTCTTGCATAAAGCAGGACTTGGTGAAAACCACATGCCCCTGCTCTGACCTGCCAACACAATTCAACTTAAAGACTGGGGAACACGTCTCCTTTGTCACCCAGTGTCCATCTGTGTCTTTCATATGCTTCCATATACTTTTGATGGCATCTTAGATAGTTTGCCCTCCTGACTTGGGTACTTagatagtttgaggttcctgacTTGGGTACTCATCGAGTTGACTTAAAAGGGTATCTCATGAGGCTTTGAGATGTTTGTGAGGTGAGCTTCAGAGCTGACTGAAGTAGACACTGTCAACCCACCCTTCCGTAGTGGCTTTCCATAGGACTTCTGAGAttctaagtctttatgggagcagatgacctcagctttctcttgaggagcggcttgtgggtttgaacctttgacctagcagttagcagtctagtgcCTAAACCTCATTACTACCAAGGCTGCTTTGTAAGGGACCTTCAAATATTGAGTTTTACCACCTGCCAAGGTTCCATAAATCACAACTATCAGGAATCTTGTACACCTCTCCGAATAGCTGtacctgctaacttcaaggtcagcagttcaaaaccacgagccatTGTGCAGAAGaatgacgaggctttctattgccgtaaagctttagtctcagaaacctccgggGGACAGTTCTACAAATAACAGCTCCACGATGGTGGTGAGcttgtttggtttgctttgggaATAGCAGCACCTGCTCCACAGGTGGGGAACATCTGTTGGCTGGGGAGAACCTGTTGCTGTTTTCTCTGATTCCCTGGCTGCTGTTTTATAAGGAACAgagtccctggagagtacaaagaaCAGAACGTCTGTGCCATCTTGTTTAATAAACTGCTTCATGACTGACTGTGGCCTGAAATGCTACCAGGTAAAGGGTAGAGAGTGGGCTAGAGCTTGAGCTACCTGTGAGGTCTGTGCTGGTGGATCGTTCTTGGAAGGTTTCTCCCAGGCCACCAGGGATGGTCAAGTTGTCTTCAAGAAGTTCCCACTCCCTGGAGCGGAGCAGGAAGCCGGGCCCAGAATCGTGCTGCTTGTCATGCTCTGTGATGATGTTTCCTGTGCTGGGCACTCAGCACTCCATTTTGCCAGGACGGCTAGAGTAACACAACTGTAGTGATGAGACACAGCTCCTGGCCTATCCTCCCCCTCAGAGGTGAGCACAGGGCCACGCACCCAGTTTTCTCCTGGCCTCTAGTGCTACTTGCCTTCCATACCATCGCGCCGTCTGCTGGATCCAGGTTACTCTGGGCTCTCCAGGCAATCCTGTCTTCTTCGGTCACAAGAATGATGTGGGTAGAGTGGTACCCAAGGGCGGAATGGATCTATGGACAGGTGGGCTCAAGGTCTGGGAATGTCCTCTTGGGGATCGGACATGTAGGAGCCTGCAGCCAGGCCTGGCCCAGATAGTGTGCTGGACCCCAGAAAAGGGGGGCCATGGGGCAGCAATGGGCTGCTGTGTGAACCTGTGCGTGTGGTGGGATGGGGGCGTGAATAAAGGCTACAGTACCctacccctgtgtgtgtgtgtgtgtgtgtgtgtgtgtgtgtgtgtgaaccccACGGGAGTTCAATGTTTGTGGATAAAGGGCCTTCTCTTCCAGTtccagtttcccacaaactttcggAAGCTGCCTGGGCTGGCAGAagttcccttcctcattcttgctCACTGGGAGCGAAGCAGGCATTCGTCACCTTCTGAGCATTCTAAGAGTTTGTGGCTGAGTCGATCCTTTTGATTAGATACGAGAAGGCTTCAGAACATTCGCGGGGCGatgggatgaaaagataatggagtttttaaTCAgggtttgaagccccctcattgtCTGAATTTGAGGCAAGTACTCAGGTCAGTGCAGTGACATGGCTTACCATCAGGGTCTAGGAAGGAAAAGGGAGCCAAGTTGGTGTCCTGGTCCCATGGCTTATTCTCTGCAGCGCACCCCCAAACCATCTACCCGAGTTACCATGTGCTTCTCCCCCAAACTCAATAGCTTTTTGTCTGCTTCACCCCGAGGAAAGGCAGTTGTGATGCTGTGCTTGGGTGTCTggctctgcaagggtgagtgtttgTGGACGTGACCCTCAGAGAGTGGAGTCAGGCTCGAGCGGAAGACCAAAGTCATGGGAAGGTCCTTGGGTGCAGGGTGCAGTGGGGCTGGAACGGGGTGTGGAGTGTTATCAGCTTTAAGGGCAGGCTGCTTCTGGCAGATAGAGACCTAAGGTGTGGCCACTGTGAGCGGGTCTGGCACCCCAAgtgccaggggtgggggaggggcttttGGGCGTCCTTCAGAGCCAAGCGCAATATTCCTAGAGTCTTTCAGGAGTCTAGGCACAAGGCCTGCCTGCCTAGTACCCTGTGTGCTTTCCTGCCCCAAGCCTGACATCTCACGGCAGCTTGTCCTCCAGGTTAGATCAATGGCACTTCTGGTAACTGCATGGTAACAGGCATGCTCCACTGCAGGCCTGCAGGGGACACAGCCACTCTCCTGTATGCAGAGCCAAAGCCTTTCCTGATAGAAAAGCCAGACCGCTGTGGTGGTGGGCTCAGCTGTTACACCTAACGGAAGGGTTCCTAATGAGTACCATGGGGTCTGAGTGTCCTGAGAAATGTAATCAGGAGCGCCACAAGTAATACAAACCGAAAGTATCCCAAGGTTAAGTAAACTGGGGAAGTCAGGCTACTTGACTTCTTTGTTACAAGACCTCAGGAGCATTAAAGTGGGGACACACCCTGGGCATCTCAAGGGGCAAGCCTGTGGGAAAGCAGAGACTCCCTTGAGCAGGCTGGGAGACTAGGCCGGGAGATCCAGCttggtgctggcatttgggattgGTTAGAGGACAGGAGGGGGCATTTCCATTAGTTGCACAGTGAGCGCCCACGTCCGGGTGTGGCCCCGATgctgtgagcattctgtttgttTGAAGACCCACGGGCCTTTGGTGTTTCTCAGACTTCACTGGGACTGCTCTATGAtagtcactgccattgtgtcaaggctgactcatagccactcccTAGGGGctgccgagactgtaactgtttatgggagtagaaagccagtctttctcccgtggagctgctcgtggctttgaactgccgcccttt contains the following coding sequences:
- the RGCC gene encoding regulator of cell cycle RGCC — its product is MKPPASQGRPVAAAAAAPALDSAAAADLTDALCEFDAVLADFSSPVHERHFHYEEHLERMKRRSSASVSDSSSGFSDSESADSLCRNSFSFSDEKLNSPTDSTPALLSPRKAKLGDTKELEDFIADLDRTLASM